Proteins encoded together in one Campylobacter concisus window:
- a CDS encoding IMPACT family protein: MQTIDRIFKAQLDIKKSNFLAFLCPISSFKSLHEHLKEEHFKAVHVVWATRELNKYGQIVENQSDDGEPKGTSGQPSLNALRGAQLINVGVLIVRYFGGIKLGTGGLVRAYSGAVNEAINEAIKDGGVMKFELKDEVKFFTPFSLMSRFEHYFATKNLSEFEREFNDSGAIWSVNLNEAEFAELFKFCKEFEASEFKFLALPLGSKALFIY; this comes from the coding sequence TTGCAGACGATTGATAGGATTTTCAAAGCCCAGCTTGATATAAAAAAGTCAAATTTCTTAGCATTTTTGTGCCCTATAAGCTCGTTTAAAAGCTTGCACGAACACCTAAAAGAGGAGCATTTTAAGGCCGTTCACGTAGTTTGGGCGACAAGGGAGCTAAACAAATATGGACAAATCGTTGAAAATCAAAGTGATGATGGCGAGCCAAAGGGCACTAGCGGCCAGCCAAGTCTAAACGCGCTAAGAGGAGCACAGCTTATAAACGTTGGGGTCTTGATAGTTCGCTACTTTGGCGGGATAAAGCTTGGCACTGGAGGGCTAGTTAGAGCCTACTCTGGGGCTGTGAATGAAGCGATAAATGAAGCCATAAAAGATGGTGGCGTGATGAAATTTGAGTTAAAAGATGAGGTTAAATTTTTTACGCCATTTTCGCTGATGAGCCGCTTTGAGCACTATTTTGCTACTAAAAATTTAAGCGAGTTTGAAAGAGAATTTAATGACTCCGGAGCGATCTGGAGCGTAAATTTAAACGAGGCCGAGTTTGCTGAGCTATTTAAATTTTGTAAAGAATTTGAAGCAAGCGAGTTTAAATTTTTAGCCTTGCCACTTGGTAGCAAAGCGCTGTTTATTTATTAA
- the lgt gene encoding prolipoprotein diacylglyceryl transferase, producing MEIWNDIYNHFNPVAFSLFGFSVHWYGLMYILALVLALAMAKYLVKKDDIPISNQLLDNYFFWVEIGVILGARLGWVLVYSGETGYYLTQPWQIFNPIHNGEFIGIRGMSYHGAVVGFLLVTILFCKRYKQNAWQLLDLCAICIPFGYTFGRIGNFLNQELFGRVTDVPWAINVFGQPRHPSQLYEAFLEGLVIFVILFLYRKYKKFNGELIALYAILYTFARFVCEFYREPDSGLGFIIYGLSMGQILSLIMCGFGIFVYIKLYKRFTKI from the coding sequence ATGGAAATTTGGAACGACATTTATAACCACTTCAACCCAGTCGCCTTTAGCCTCTTTGGCTTTAGCGTGCACTGGTATGGGCTTATGTATATTTTGGCCCTTGTTTTGGCGCTCGCCATGGCAAAGTATCTCGTTAAAAAAGATGATATCCCTATCTCAAACCAACTTTTAGATAACTACTTTTTTTGGGTAGAAATAGGCGTTATTTTAGGCGCTAGACTTGGCTGGGTTTTAGTTTATTCTGGCGAAACGGGATATTATCTAACGCAGCCTTGGCAAATTTTTAATCCAATCCACAACGGCGAGTTTATAGGAATTCGCGGTATGAGTTACCACGGCGCTGTGGTTGGCTTTTTGCTAGTGACAATTTTATTTTGTAAAAGATATAAGCAAAACGCATGGCAGTTGCTTGATCTTTGCGCCATTTGCATACCTTTTGGCTACACCTTTGGCAGGATAGGAAATTTCTTAAATCAAGAGCTTTTTGGCAGGGTTACAGACGTGCCTTGGGCGATAAATGTCTTTGGTCAGCCAAGACATCCAAGTCAGCTTTATGAGGCATTCTTAGAAGGTTTAGTTATTTTTGTCATTTTATTTTTATATAGAAAATATAAGAAATTTAATGGCGAGCTCATAGCACTTTACGCCATTTTATACACATTTGCAAGATTTGTTTGTGAATTTTACAGAGAGCCTGATTCTGGACTTGGATTTATTATTTATGGTCTATCAATGGGGCAAATTTTGTCACTTATTATGTGCGGGTTTGGAATTTTTGTCTATATTAAACTCTATAAGAGATTTACGAAAATTTAA
- a CDS encoding fumarate reductase cytochrome b subunit has product MTGLIEGFLGKRSDGKKSRTPAAWDRWQSITGFILACFILCHMVFTSTILLGKDAFNAVVGFAEAKFLFGEATWWITNVIAAVIFVVFVTHAFLAMRKFPANYRQYLMFRGHKDRMKHLDTTLWWFQFLTGFALFFAASAHLIDIIFGGHITADKSAAAFHKLEIFYFALLVFMVVHASVGMYRLYVKWVSIDGVNKHEMFAKRNKAKTVVFVIYGILAVIALIADFVWISH; this is encoded by the coding sequence ATGACCGGGCTTATAGAAGGTTTTTTGGGGAAACGGTCGGACGGCAAAAAAAGCCGCACTCCAGCCGCTTGGGATAGATGGCAAAGTATTACAGGATTTATTCTAGCCTGTTTCATATTGTGCCATATGGTTTTTACTTCTACTATACTACTTGGCAAAGACGCATTTAACGCTGTTGTAGGATTTGCAGAGGCTAAATTTTTATTTGGCGAGGCTACTTGGTGGATCACAAATGTTATAGCTGCTGTTATCTTTGTAGTTTTTGTAACTCACGCCTTCTTGGCAATGAGAAAATTTCCTGCGAATTACAGACAATATTTAATGTTTAGAGGCCACAAAGACCGCATGAAGCACCTTGATACCACACTTTGGTGGTTCCAGTTTTTAACAGGCTTTGCTCTATTTTTTGCAGCAAGCGCCCACCTCATCGACATCATCTTTGGCGGACACATCACTGCTGACAAATCAGCTGCTGCTTTTCACAAACTAGAAATTTTCTACTTCGCACTACTTGTTTTCATGGTCGTTCACGCTAGCGTTGGCATGTACCGCTTATATGTCAAATGGGTAAGCATTGATGGCGTAAATAAACACGAAATGTTTGCCAAAAGAAATAAGGCAAAGACAGTTGTATTTGTCATTTATGGCATACTTGCTGTGATCGCTTTGATCGCTGACTTCGTGTGGATCAGCCATTAA
- a CDS encoding fumarate reductase flavoprotein subunit, translated as MNVKYYDALVIGGGLAGLRAAVAAGEKGLSTVVLSLIPVKRSHSAAAQGGMQASLGNSKMSEGDNEDVHFADTVKGSDWGCDQQVARMFCQTAPKAIRELAAWGVPWTRITKGERSAIINAQKTTIVEKEEVHGLIHSRDFGGTKKWRTCYTADATGHTMLFAVANEALKHNVEIHDRKEAIALIHQNNRCYGAIVRDLVNGEITAYVSKGTLIATGGYGRVYKHTTNAVVCEGIGAAIALETGVAQLGNMEAVQFHPTPIVPSGILLTEGCRGDGGILRDVDGYRFMPDYEPEKKELASRDVVSRRIMEHIRAGKGVPSPYGYHVWLDISILGREHIEKNLRDVQEICEIFNGIDPADTEVYTDETGHQRGKGWAPILPMQHYSMGGIKTKPTGESPTLAGLFSAGEAACWDMHGFNRLGGNSVSETVVAGMIVGDYFADYCASHEIEINTADIEKFVKKQEDYLNSLVTKEGKFNVFDIKNKMKEVMWEHVAIFRTGKGLELAVKELEALYKESLDVKVSNKALFGNPELEEAYRVPKMLKLALCIAKGALDRTESRGAHCREDYPKRDDLNWLNRTLTSWKEGDTMPTITYEPLDIMKMEMPPAFRGYGAKGNIIEHPNSAIRQKEVDEIREKMQAEGKSRQEIQEALMHYDLQPKYKAPNERAGIGNE; from the coding sequence ATGAATGTAAAATATTATGACGCATTGGTAATTGGTGGCGGTCTAGCTGGTCTTAGAGCTGCTGTGGCTGCTGGAGAAAAGGGTTTAAGCACCGTAGTTTTGAGCCTCATCCCTGTAAAACGCTCTCACTCTGCTGCTGCACAAGGCGGCATGCAAGCAAGCCTTGGTAACTCTAAAATGAGTGAAGGCGATAACGAAGATGTACACTTTGCTGACACAGTAAAAGGTAGCGACTGGGGCTGCGATCAACAAGTTGCACGTATGTTTTGTCAAACTGCACCAAAAGCTATTAGAGAGCTTGCAGCTTGGGGTGTGCCTTGGACTAGGATCACAAAAGGCGAAAGAAGCGCTATCATCAACGCTCAAAAGACAACTATCGTTGAAAAAGAAGAGGTTCATGGCCTTATCCACTCACGTGACTTTGGTGGTACAAAAAAGTGGAGAACATGCTACACAGCTGACGCAACTGGTCACACCATGCTTTTTGCTGTTGCAAACGAAGCGCTTAAGCACAATGTAGAAATTCATGACCGCAAAGAGGCGATCGCTTTGATACACCAAAATAACCGCTGTTACGGCGCGATCGTTCGTGACCTAGTAAATGGCGAGATCACAGCTTATGTTTCAAAAGGCACACTTATAGCAACTGGCGGTTATGGTAGAGTTTATAAACACACTACAAACGCTGTTGTTTGCGAAGGTATCGGCGCTGCGATCGCACTTGAGACTGGCGTAGCTCAGCTTGGCAATATGGAAGCTGTTCAGTTTCACCCAACTCCGATCGTCCCATCTGGCATTCTTTTAACAGAAGGTTGCCGCGGCGATGGCGGAATTTTACGTGACGTTGATGGATACCGCTTTATGCCTGATTATGAACCAGAGAAAAAAGAGCTAGCTAGCCGTGACGTCGTTAGCCGCCGTATCATGGAGCACATCCGTGCAGGCAAAGGTGTGCCTAGCCCTTATGGCTATCACGTTTGGCTTGATATCTCTATCCTTGGACGCGAGCACATCGAGAAAAATTTACGTGACGTTCAAGAAATTTGCGAAATTTTTAACGGCATCGATCCTGCTGACACTGAAGTATATACTGATGAGACAGGACATCAGCGTGGCAAAGGCTGGGCGCCGATCCTACCTATGCAGCACTACTCAATGGGCGGCATCAAGACAAAACCAACTGGCGAGAGCCCAACTTTAGCTGGTCTATTTAGCGCTGGTGAGGCTGCTTGCTGGGATATGCACGGCTTTAACCGCCTTGGTGGTAACTCAGTTTCTGAGACAGTCGTCGCTGGTATGATCGTTGGTGATTATTTTGCAGATTATTGCGCTAGCCACGAGATCGAGATAAACACAGCTGATATCGAGAAATTTGTTAAAAAACAAGAAGACTATCTAAATAGCCTCGTCACAAAAGAGGGTAAATTTAACGTCTTTGATATCAAAAACAAGATGAAAGAGGTAATGTGGGAGCACGTTGCGATATTTAGAACAGGCAAAGGTCTAGAGCTTGCTGTTAAAGAGCTTGAAGCACTCTACAAAGAGTCACTTGATGTAAAAGTAAGCAACAAAGCACTATTTGGCAACCCAGAGCTTGAAGAGGCTTACCGCGTGCCAAAGATGCTAAAACTAGCACTTTGTATCGCAAAAGGTGCGCTTGATAGAACAGAGAGCCGTGGTGCTCACTGCCGTGAAGACTATCCAAAGAGAGATGACCTTAACTGGCTAAACAGAACGCTTACAAGCTGGAAAGAAGGCGACACTATGCCAACTATCACTTATGAGCCACTTGATATCATGAAGATGGAAATGCCGCCAGCATTTAGAGGTTATGGTGCAAAAGGAAATATCATCGAGCATCCAAACAGCGCTATCCGCCAAAAAGAGGTCGATGAAATTCGCGAGAAAATGCAAGCAGAAGGCAAGAGCAGACAAGAAATTCAAGAGGCTTTGATGCACTATGACCTTCAACCAAAATATAAAGCACCAAATGAAAGAGCAGGTATAGGAAATGAGTAG
- a CDS encoding fumarate reductase iron-sulfur subunit has protein sequence MSRKITIKAFKYNPLSKVSKPHFATYELEETDGMTLFIALNQIREKFDPDLSFDFVCRAGICGSCGMLVNGKPSLACRTLTKDFESGVIELMPLPVFKLLKDLSVDTGNWMNAMSKRVESWIHTDHETDISKLEEKVEPEVAQEVFELDRCIECGICVASCGTAIMRPDFIGAVGLNRVARFKIDALDKRTDEDFYELIGDDDGVFGCMTLLGCEDNCPKHLPLQSRIAYMRRKMAAIK, from the coding sequence ATGAGTAGAAAAATAACCATAAAAGCTTTTAAATACAATCCTTTAAGCAAAGTTTCAAAGCCTCATTTTGCGACTTATGAGCTTGAAGAGACCGATGGTATGACGCTATTTATCGCGTTAAATCAAATTCGTGAGAAATTTGATCCAGATCTTAGCTTTGACTTTGTTTGTCGTGCGGGAATTTGCGGAAGTTGTGGCATGCTAGTAAATGGCAAACCAAGCCTAGCTTGCAGAACTCTAACAAAAGACTTTGAAAGCGGTGTCATCGAGCTTATGCCTTTGCCAGTCTTTAAACTACTAAAAGATCTAAGCGTAGATACTGGCAACTGGATGAACGCTATGAGCAAGCGTGTCGAGAGCTGGATACACACAGATCACGAGACAGATATCTCTAAGCTTGAAGAGAAAGTTGAACCAGAAGTCGCTCAAGAAGTTTTCGAGCTTGATCGCTGTATAGAGTGCGGAATTTGCGTCGCATCTTGCGGAACAGCTATCATGAGACCTGATTTCATCGGCGCTGTTGGTCTAAACAGGGTTGCTAGATTTAAGATAGACGCGCTTGATAAGAGAACTGACGAGGACTTTTACGAGCTAATCGGCGATGATGATGGTGTATTTGGTTGTATGACTTTGCTTGGTTGTGAAGACAACTGCCCAAAACACCTACCACTTCAAAGCCGCATAGCTTATATGCGTAGAAAAATGGCTGCTATAAAGTAG